tctttttcacgagaggcggatcaaatcttttgacacccaaccatttggtcatttgtgcattaaatatggcctagtattttggaAAATTGATTTGATACAATTTTGCAAGAAATATATGGTTGGTCCTTCACataaaaactcattttgggcaatcaaaaaatggaaaatgaatttttcgtccaaagaaattgAAAACTTCCTTACAAAACATTGTTTACCATTCCAAGATGTAcacttgtgcatgatatgagattatttgaacaaactatgtcatgaatgtgggcattagattgatcatttggcttgaaagccataaatcttcatgcatgatagctcgtttcggagaacacttttttaaaagaattgttgttgtattacaagtttattatttttcctgataacttggtcacatataatgacacaatgcgaaggttttccaattttttaatttttttaaattttgtatgcccgtttcaaaatgcggtcaaaacgccgggtttaaccattcctagctagtggttaaattttggaattttttgatgtttctatgattaaatagatacttatgtacctagaaatgatttttggaaaaaaaataaagagcaaactatgaggcagatgcagttcaaatttgacccactttctactgaatcggcgaaaatttatctttttcaccagaggtggatgaaagcttttgacacccaactatttggtcaattgcattaaatatgtcctaatatattataaaattgatttgatccaattttgcaacaaatatatggtagatccttcacaaaaaaactcattttcggCATTCAAAAactggaaaatgaatttttcgtccaaagaaaatgaaaactcccttaggcaacattgtttgccattccaagatacacccttgtgcataatatgatatcattttaacaaactatgccatgaatgtggctataagattgttcatttgacttgaaagccatgaatcatCACACATGATCGCtctttttttagaacactttttaaaaataattctcgtattacaagtttattatttttcctggtaacttggtcacatgtaatgacacaatgcgaatgttttctaattttttgattttttttattttttaagccCATTTTAAAATGCGATCAAAatagcgggcatgaccgttcctaactagtggttgaatattggaaaacttttgatgtttccttgattaaatagatacttatgtacctagaaatgatttttgaaaaaataaagagcaaactacgaggtagctgcagttcaaatttgacccgcttccagctgaattggcgaaaatttgtgtttttcaccaaaggtgggttgaaacttttgacacccaactatttggtcaattgtgcattagatatgttctaatattttataaaattgatttgatctaattttgcaacaaatatatggtagatccttcaaaaaaaactcattttgggcattcaaaaaatggaaaatgtattttttcCTGTTACAGTGATGAAAATGGAAAATGGTCTAATATTTTAAAAATTGAGgtggttcaattttgcaacaaaGAATTGGTTGGTTCTTCACAACAAAATCAAAATGGAAAATGCTTTCTTCATGCAAAAAATATTTATTTGGATCAATtaagaccaatttagatggtcataacattGTCAAAGCATTTACCGCGTTTTGATTGGTCACACAACACCGTCGGATACTCCCCGATCCGACGGAAGCCCTCACCCCCTCACGGCCTCACCCTCTCATCCACGTAGCCCAATCACCCACACACCCACGACCCCTTCTCTCCCACGCACCCACGGCtgccaaccctagccctctccctcccaTAGATCTCAATCTGCCCCCACCCCAACCCAATCCCTATCCCCACGTAGTCCAGCCCAATCCGCCGCCATCCTCTTCTCCAGTCGCACCGGTGACCTCCAACCTCATCGCCGgcagcccctcccctctcctcctagATCCACTCGGGCTACTCATGTCGTGGCCAGATCCGGCAGGaactccctccctcccaccttgCTCCACATCCCGATCCAGATGCACATACAGACAGAGCTTTGGGCGCTCCTGCTCGGCTGCTCACGAGCACGGTCCTTGGACGACGCTGATGTGCGCGAGGTGATGCTATACCGGACCGGGCTGGTCACGGCCACCGCCTCCGTCCTGGTGGCCACCCTGGGGGGTGTTCCTACCTAAGGAGAATGCGGTCGGTGACGCCATCCGGGAGGGCGCCGACCTCTTCTACACCGCCGGGGCCGGGGGGCTCACCCCCCCCCCTCCGCGCGCAGTTCACCATCCCGGATCTCCGCCCCGGCACGCTCGACTCCCTGCTCGCGCTCAGCGATGACCTCGTCAAGGTACTTCCTTGCCTCCCATCCCGATCTTGTCTCCCACCCCTCTTCTTGCCCCGGCCTGATCCGGCCTCTGGATGCAgtacaacatcttcatcgagggcATCTCCCACAAGATCCGTCGGCAAATCAAGGACCTGGAGCATGCCGTAGGGGTCGAGCCCGGCACCCTCACCGTCGACGGCGTCCCCATCGACAGCTACCTCACCGGGTCCGTCTCTGGCCGTGGCCAGTGCTGCTTCTTACATTGCTCATCTGCCTACCAGCGCTTGCTTACGTTGTACCCCGTCAACACCCCGCTCAAGGAGACCTTCGCCAGCATCCAATCCCAGGCC
The sequence above is drawn from the Triticum aestivum cultivar Chinese Spring chromosome 7A, IWGSC CS RefSeq v2.1, whole genome shotgun sequence genome and encodes:
- the LOC123154376 gene encoding V-type proton ATPase subunit C, coding for MRSVTPSGRAPTSSTPPGPGGSPPPLRAQFTIPDLRPGTLDSLLALSDDLVKYNIFIEGISHKIRRQIKDLEHAVGVEPGTLTVDGVPIDSYLTGSVSGRGQCCFLHCSSAYQRLLTLYPVNTPLKETFASIQSQAAKIEDDMKPEVYEFKIGGQFFRRPGDPPLDQVIEILQKHKDKSQDEI